In the Elizabethkingia bruuniana genome, TAGCTGCTTGCTGCGTTTGTTCAGCGCTATAATTAGAAATTCCGGCATATAAAGCTCTTCCGCTGCGAACTGCAAAATCCAATGCCTGCATAGTTTCTTCTATTGGCGTTTCAGGATCCGGACGGTGAGAATAGAATACATCTACGTAATCCAGATTCATACGTTTCAGGCTCTGATCCAGACTGGATATAAGATATTTTCTGGAGCCCCAGTCACCATAAGGACCATCCCACATAGTATAACCAGCTTTAGTAGAAATGAACAGCTGATCTCTGAGAAAGCCATTAAAATTTCTGCTAACGATTTTCCCGAAGTTTTCTTCGGCAGATCCGGGTACGGGACCATAATTGTTTGCCAGGTCAAAATGAGTGATTCCTTTATCAAAAGCCGTCTTGATAATAGCCTCAGCTGTAGAGAAGACATCTACAGATCCGAAGTTATGCCATAATCCCAATGATATTGCGGGCAGTAATACACCACTTCTGCCACATCTGTTATATTTCATCGTTATTTTTTATCAAAGTTATGTTTTTTAGTCTACATTCTACAAGGCTAT is a window encoding:
- the mgrA gene encoding L-glyceraldehyde 3-phosphate reductase, which encodes MKYNRCGRSGVLLPAISLGLWHNFGSVDVFSTAEAIIKTAFDKGITHFDLANNYGPVPGSAEENFGKIVSRNFNGFLRDQLFISTKAGYTMWDGPYGDWGSRKYLISSLDQSLKRMNLDYVDVFYSHRPDPETPIEETMQALDFAVRSGRALYAGISNYSAEQTQQAANILRELGTPCLIHQPKYSMFVRWTEEGLLDVLEDNGIGCIAFSPLAQGLLTDRYLKGIPENSRAAKSHGFLQKNDITEERLQQITALNNLAQEREQTLAQMAIAWLLKDNRVTSVLVGASSVEQLQQNLESINNLDFSQNELQQIEEILKTK